The Pyrenophora tritici-repentis strain M4 chromosome 3, whole genome shotgun sequence genome has a window encoding:
- a CDS encoding Atrophin-1 multi-domain protein, producing the protein MVSFTGVALLSVVAVLFTKHAHAVTVPGADDRHNYKVAVSHFALTNTGVKDVYHPTEDRRVMASLFMPIAKNSCSKECTEPYMPSMTAAIANEQFIVGGKRDIGVFETMDYKVCCASSVTIDASKIPVVILEPNVDTSRLLYSTMARFISANGVAVVLIDHPGDSSIVQFTPSTTSRVCRAAASDVYNSGTVSLSNFTPLTSWNATIATALSVRETDIAFVMSQLGDSSFLPRQFPYFTFSAALNTTSYGAVGHGLGGTLATSLSVYNTSTTRFSINLSGAAPPLTTPVVNTPLFFFGRSPSFRRENALNWAATWQQLRGRISTEYDVVDADVFDMSDLPVIVELAQNEGAATKVHLSSAQGGPKSGRSVKQPTSLPILTIRQQG; encoded by the exons ATGGTCTCCTTCACCGGCGTCGCGCTGTTAAGCGTGGTTGCTGTATTGTTTACTAAACATGCGCATGCTGTCACTGTCCCAGGCGCAGATGACAGGCATAATTACAAAGTCGCTGTCTCGCACTTTGCTCTCACCAACACTGGCGTCAAGGACGTCTACCACCCCACCGAGGACCGCCGTGTCATGGCCAGCCTTTTCATGCCCATCGCCAAGAACTCGTGTTCGAAAGAGTGCACTGAGCCTTACATGCCTTCCATGACAGCCGCTATCGCAAACGAGCAGTTCATCGTGGGCGGTAAGCGCGACATCGGCGTCTTCGAGACTATGGATTACAAGGTTTGCTGCGCCAGCTCCGTCACCATCGACGCAAGCAAGATTCCAGTCGTGATCCTCGAACCGAATGTCGACACCAGCAGACTGCTCTACTCAACAATGGCCCGTTTCATCAGCGCAAACGGCGTTGCCGTCGTCCTCATCGACCACCCAGGCGACTCGTCAATCGTACAGTTCACACCCTCCACCACCTCGCGCGTGTGCCGGGCCGCCGCCTCCGACGTATACAACAGCGGCACCGTCAGCCTCTCCAACTTCACCCCCCTCACATCCTGGAACGCCACCATCGCCACCGCGCTGTCCGTCCGGGAAACCGACATCGCCTTCGTCATGTCCCAACTCGGCGATTCGTCCTTTCTCCCCCGCCAGTTTCCCTACTTCACTTTCTCCGCCGCGCTAAATACTACGTCCTACGGCGCCGTCGGCCACGGTCTCGGCGGCACACTTGCAACTTCCTTGTCTGTATACAACACCAGTACCACACGCTTCAGCATCAACCTCTCCGGCGCCGCACCCCCGCTCACAACCCCCGTGGTCAACACGcccctcttcttcttcggccGTTCGCCCTCCTTTCGGCGGGAAAACGCGTTGAATTGGGCGGCTACGTGGCAACAACTCCGCGGCCGTATCTCAACCGAGTACGACGTCGTTGACGCGGACGTGTTTGATATGAGTGACCTGCCGGTTATCGTGGAGCTGGCGCAGAATGAGGGGG ctgctacgaaggtacacctaagctctgcgcaaggtgggccgaagtcgggccgaagtgtcaagcagccgacgtctctaccgatactcacgatccgacaacAGGGATAG